A stretch of the Blastocatellia bacterium genome encodes the following:
- the tkt gene encoding transketolase, with protein MSLDKMSLDELCITTIRTLAMDGVQKANSGHPGTPMALAPVAYTLFNQFMHFNPRNPHWPNRDRFVLSAGHASMLLYSVLHISGYDLPLEELKNFRQWDSKTPGHPEYHLTPGVETTTGPLGQGVANSVGMGIAQRWLASHFNRPGHEIVNYKIFAIAGDGCMMEGVSSEAASLAGHLGLSNIVWIYDNNHITIEGNTALAFTEDVGARFMAYHWNVLRVSDANDTEMLAKALTLADKEKERPTLIIVDSHIAWGAPNKQDTHGAHGEPLGDEEIRLTKRRYGWPEEEKFLVPDRVHDFTNMCINRGQEQEEAWKAKFAAYAQEYPELAKEWETMQAGGLPENWDANLPEFPADPKGLASRESSSKVLAAVAKAVPWFLGGAADLAPSTKTRIPDGGEFQKESYGGRNFHFGVREHAMGSTLNGMALSKLRPYGAGFLIFSDYSRPTMRLSALMELPVTYIYTHDSIGVGEDGPTHQPIEQLASIRAIPYIVVLRPADANEVTESWRYIMNNNHRPVALILSRQALPTYDRSKFGSAKGVHRGAYILADCEGTPEVILIGTGSEVQWCVGAYEKLIAEGVRARVVSMPSWELFEEESDSYREEVLPSSCRARVAVEAGTSIGWRRYVGFEGAVIARREFGASAPLKELLKHFGFTVDDVVKQAKALISHQAPTTGTRLLPNIPGLTTE; from the coding sequence ATGAGTCTTGATAAAATGTCTCTAGATGAGCTTTGTATAACAACAATTCGTACCCTAGCAATGGACGGTGTACAAAAAGCCAATTCTGGTCATCCAGGCACCCCTATGGCATTAGCACCTGTAGCATACACTTTATTTAACCAATTTATGCACTTTAACCCCAGAAACCCACATTGGCCCAATCGGGATCGCTTTGTGCTTTCTGCTGGTCATGCTTCTATGTTGCTTTATAGCGTGCTACATATTTCTGGGTATGATTTGCCTCTCGAAGAATTAAAAAACTTCCGGCAGTGGGATAGTAAAACCCCAGGCCACCCGGAATATCACTTAACCCCAGGTGTAGAAACTACTACAGGCCCACTTGGTCAAGGTGTAGCAAATTCCGTTGGTATGGGAATTGCCCAACGCTGGTTAGCTAGCCATTTTAATCGCCCCGGTCATGAAATTGTTAATTATAAGATTTTTGCTATTGCTGGTGATGGCTGTATGATGGAAGGTGTTTCTAGTGAAGCAGCTTCTTTAGCTGGTCACTTAGGACTCTCAAATATTGTTTGGATTTATGATAATAACCACATTACCATTGAAGGCAATACAGCATTAGCATTTACTGAAGATGTTGGCGCACGTTTTATGGCTTATCATTGGAATGTTTTACGTGTAAGTGATGCTAATGACACAGAAATGCTTGCTAAGGCATTAACCTTAGCTGACAAGGAAAAAGAACGTCCAACTTTAATAATTGTTGATAGTCACATTGCCTGGGGCGCACCCAACAAACAAGACACTCACGGCGCACACGGTGAACCGCTTGGAGATGAAGAGATTAGATTAACCAAGCGTCGCTATGGCTGGCCTGAAGAAGAAAAATTCCTTGTACCAGATCGCGTTCATGACTTTACCAATATGTGTATTAACCGCGGTCAAGAACAAGAAGAAGCGTGGAAGGCTAAGTTTGCTGCTTATGCCCAAGAATATCCAGAACTAGCTAAAGAATGGGAAACCATGCAAGCTGGAGGACTTCCAGAAAATTGGGATGCTAATTTACCAGAATTTCCTGCTGATCCTAAAGGTTTAGCTAGCCGTGAATCTTCTTCTAAAGTTTTAGCCGCAGTTGCTAAAGCAGTACCTTGGTTTTTAGGTGGTGCTGCTGACCTTGCTCCATCAACTAAAACCCGTATTCCTGATGGCGGCGAGTTCCAAAAAGAAAGTTATGGCGGTCGTAACTTCCATTTTGGAGTACGTGAGCATGCAATGGGATCAACTCTTAATGGAATGGCTCTTTCTAAATTAAGACCTTACGGAGCAGGATTTTTAATCTTCTCAGACTATTCACGTCCTACAATGAGACTGTCTGCTTTAATGGAACTGCCTGTTACTTATATTTATACACATGATTCTATTGGTGTAGGCGAAGATGGCCCAACACACCAACCTATTGAACAACTAGCTTCTATCCGTGCAATTCCTTATATAGTTGTCTTACGCCCAGCAGATGCTAATGAAGTAACAGAATCCTGGCGTTATATTATGAACAATAATCACCGTCCAGTAGCTTTAATCCTTAGCCGTCAAGCTCTACCAACTTATGATCGTAGCAAGTTTGGTTCAGCTAAAGGTGTTCATCGTGGAGCTTATATTTTAGCTGATTGTGAAGGCACACCCGAAGTTATTTTGATTGGTACAGGTTCAGAAGTTCAATGGTGTGTTGGAGCATATGAAAAACTCATTGCTGAAGGTGTTCGCGCTCGTGTAGTTAGTATGCCTTCATGGGAATTATTTGAAGAAGAATCTGATTCTTACCGTGAAGAAGTATTACCTTCAAGCTGTCGCGCTCGTGTAGCTGTTGAGGCAGGTACATCTATTGGTTGGCGGCGTTATGTTGGTTTTGAAGGTGCTGTTATTGCTCGTCGAGAATTTGGTGCGTCAGCCCCACTAAAAGAATTACTTAAACACTTTGGATTTACTGTTGATGATGTAGTTAAACAAGCTAAGGCTTTAATTAGCCATCAAGCTCCTACAACAGGAACTCGTTTACTACCAAATATTCCTGGCTTAACAACAGAATAA
- a CDS encoding L-2-amino-thiazoline-4-carboxylic acid hydrolase — translation MSVKETTSVNVLRVMMFYFPKTSFRYYALLALKEVMKLEDAKEVWSKTLAQQRKLALKRPYYSLGTNHLLRYMEWDCALYLAAQEQGIAQSSAKELIEKINWSIFGPANKAVFYISRLRSSQLLTRIDWIISLMFLLIFTAPFKYHKHSNSNEVAFDVTLCPLANYFKEQNVVELTASAACSLDNHMANLWGVTLTRPQTIAQNQPFCEFHFQPKLVKLESAKQK, via the coding sequence ATGAGTGTGAAAGAAACAACTAGTGTAAATGTATTAAGGGTAATGATGTTTTATTTTCCAAAAACATCATTTAGATACTATGCACTACTAGCATTAAAAGAAGTAATGAAATTAGAGGATGCTAAAGAAGTTTGGAGCAAAACTTTAGCACAACAGAGAAAATTAGCATTAAAACGCCCATACTACTCACTAGGTACAAATCATTTACTACGTTATATGGAATGGGATTGTGCTTTGTATCTTGCAGCACAAGAGCAAGGCATTGCACAATCTTCTGCTAAAGAACTTATTGAGAAGATAAATTGGTCTATATTTGGCCCTGCAAATAAAGCTGTTTTTTATATATCACGTCTTCGTAGCAGTCAATTGTTGACTAGGATTGATTGGATAATTAGTTTAATGTTTTTACTTATCTTTACGGCACCTTTTAAGTATCATAAACACAGTAATTCTAATGAGGTAGCCTTTGATGTAACTTTATGCCCACTAGCAAATTACTTTAAAGAACAAAATGTTGTTGAGTTAACCGCTTCTGCTGCCTGTTCTCTTGATAATCATATGGCGAATTTATGGGGGGTTACTCTTACTCGTCCTCAAACTATTGCACAAAATCAGCCATTTTGTGAGTTTCATTTTCAGCCAAAACTTGTAAAACTAGAATCAGCCAAGCAAAAATAA
- a CDS encoding trypsin-like peptidase domain-containing protein encodes MYRLTVRQLILLSVISAVLAGGIVAIYDRYWRFALSTASTNTEITSTPIDTETPKIAKTDAFSLDEQNNIQVYDNISPGVVNITSTAYLEDFWGNEVEAQQGTGSGSIIDKKGHILTNVHVIKDAQELTVTLADKSTYKAKVIGKDPDNDLAVIKIDAPIEKLHVVPLGNSQELRIGQKVLAIGNPFGLDRTLTRGIISGLGRPLKTANGRTVDNVIQTDASINPGNSGGPLLNANGEMIGVNTAIYSPSGGSVGIGFAVPVDIAKRVIPELINYGQVLRPWLAVATRSITPQLANAIDLGVKEGLIITAVLPEGPAGRAGIRGSDRLVRRANMYHLEADVLTKVGNYPIKNEEDLYRALNNFKPTDTVQVEVYRDGQPIQITIKLEPKPKAYNR; translated from the coding sequence ATGTATCGTCTAACAGTCAGACAATTAATCTTACTTTCAGTTATTTCCGCAGTACTGGCTGGTGGTATTGTTGCTATTTATGATCGTTATTGGCGTTTTGCCTTATCTACTGCTAGTACCAATACAGAAATTACTTCAACACCAATTGATACAGAAACTCCTAAAATAGCAAAAACAGATGCTTTTTCCTTAGATGAACAAAATAATATACAGGTTTATGACAATATTAGCCCAGGGGTAGTTAATATTACTAGTACTGCCTACCTAGAAGATTTTTGGGGTAATGAAGTTGAAGCCCAGCAAGGAACAGGATCCGGTTCTATTATTGATAAAAAAGGACATATCTTAACTAATGTACATGTAATTAAAGATGCTCAAGAGTTAACTGTAACTTTAGCTGATAAAAGCACTTACAAAGCAAAGGTAATAGGTAAAGATCCAGACAATGATTTAGCTGTAATAAAGATAGATGCTCCTATAGAAAAACTTCATGTTGTTCCTTTAGGTAATTCTCAAGAACTTCGTATTGGTCAAAAAGTATTAGCTATAGGTAATCCTTTTGGATTAGATCGAACTTTAACACGTGGAATTATTTCTGGCCTTGGTCGTCCACTAAAAACTGCTAATGGTCGTACAGTAGATAATGTAATACAAACAGATGCTTCTATTAACCCTGGTAATTCTGGCGGGCCTCTACTTAATGCTAATGGGGAAATGATAGGGGTAAACACAGCTATTTATAGCCCTTCTGGTGGATCAGTTGGAATTGGTTTTGCGGTTCCAGTAGATATTGCTAAACGAGTAATACCAGAATTAATTAATTATGGGCAAGTCTTAAGACCTTGGCTAGCAGTTGCAACCCGTTCAATTACCCCACAGCTTGCTAATGCAATAGATTTAGGAGTAAAAGAAGGTTTAATTATTACAGCCGTTTTACCTGAAGGCCCAGCAGGTCGTGCAGGCATTCGTGGGAGTGATAGACTAGTACGACGGGCCAATATGTACCATTTAGAAGCAGATGTGTTAACTAAAGTAGGCAATTACCCCATAAAGAATGAAGAAGATCTTTATCGTGCATTAAATAACTTTAAACCTACAGACACAGTTCAAGTTGAAGTTTATCGAGACGGTCAACCTATCCAAATCACTATTAAACTTGAACCTAAGCCAAAGGCATATAATCGATAG
- a CDS encoding PilZ domain-containing protein, producing the protein MQGFCDSCEESVDHLFDLTRLPEFREVVRRQNYRKVCQLCYDDLYDDMKQQQENQDRRTEVRHSIKLKIGISGVDREGQKFSEQTFTHDVSLSGAKISITHQIEQGSVLTLSVPDTKFEAAVIIELVWQDGKSNSAGLKIVEASDAWAKMISQAIETTNTKKS; encoded by the coding sequence ATGCAAGGTTTTTGCGACAGTTGCGAAGAGAGTGTTGACCATCTGTTCGATCTGACGCGTCTACCAGAATTTCGTGAAGTTGTACGTCGTCAAAATTATCGTAAAGTTTGTCAGCTTTGTTATGACGATCTCTATGATGATATGAAACAGCAACAAGAAAATCAGGATCGTCGGACGGAGGTTCGCCATTCAATTAAATTGAAAATTGGTATTAGCGGGGTTGATCGAGAAGGGCAAAAATTCTCTGAGCAAACCTTTACGCACGATGTAAGTTTGTCTGGAGCTAAAATTTCTATTACCCATCAAATAGAACAAGGTAGTGTATTAACTCTTTCTGTGCCTGATACTAAGTTTGAAGCCGCAGTAATTATTGAGTTAGTTTGGCAAGATGGTAAATCTAATTCTGCTGGGTTAAAGATAGTAGAAGCAAGCGATGCTTGGGCTAAAATGATTAGTCAAGCTATTGAAACTACTAACACCAAAAAATCTTAA
- a CDS encoding pseudouridine synthase, protein MTNGKSKAPFSSKLYLPKLDKEPKTIFEYLITRFPHLEAEILASRIEEKELFLDDNSAITLSTPYKAGLTIFYHRATDKEEIIPFQEQVIFENDEILVVDKPPFLPVTPSGKYVNECLLSRLIHKYDYKELTPIHRIDLETSGLVLFSKNNQTRHLYHQLFQTRQVVKQYYAVCQLNDCKKLEIGNKWTIANRIATGEPWYRMKIVEGEANATTEVQLIDYKEEKALFLLTPITGKKHQLRLHLTSLGFNILNDLLYPEIIKNTNLDYSKVLQLLAYHLSFKDPLINQEIKFFSNQKLNW, encoded by the coding sequence ATGACAAACGGGAAAAGTAAAGCTCCTTTTAGTTCTAAGTTATATTTACCTAAGCTAGATAAAGAACCTAAAACTATTTTTGAATATTTAATAACTAGATTTCCACATCTTGAAGCTGAAATTTTAGCTTCAAGAATTGAGGAAAAAGAACTTTTTCTTGATGACAATAGCGCGATAACTTTATCAACTCCTTACAAAGCAGGACTTACAATTTTTTATCATCGCGCGACTGATAAAGAAGAAATAATCCCATTTCAAGAACAAGTTATTTTTGAAAATGATGAAATTTTGGTAGTTGATAAGCCGCCTTTTCTTCCCGTCACCCCATCAGGAAAGTATGTTAATGAATGTTTGTTATCTCGTTTAATACATAAATATGATTATAAAGAACTTACTCCAATTCATCGCATTGATCTTGAAACTTCTGGACTAGTATTATTTTCTAAAAATAATCAGACTAGACATTTATATCATCAACTATTTCAAACTAGACAAGTTGTTAAACAGTACTATGCAGTTTGTCAGCTTAACGATTGCAAAAAATTGGAAATTGGCAACAAGTGGACGATTGCAAACCGAATTGCAACAGGCGAGCCTTGGTATAGAATGAAAATTGTTGAAGGTGAGGCAAACGCTACTACAGAAGTACAACTAATTGATTATAAAGAAGAAAAAGCTCTCTTTTTATTAACTCCAATTACAGGAAAAAAGCATCAATTAAGACTTCATTTAACAAGTTTAGGGTTTAATATCTTAAATGATTTGCTTTATCCAGAAATAATAAAAAACACTAATTTAGATTACTCTAAAGTTTTGCAACTACTAGCCTACCATTTATCATTTAAAGATCCTTTAATAAATCAGGAAATTAAATTTTTTTCAAATCAAAAACTAAACTGGTAA